Sequence from the Rhodococcus jostii RHA1 genome:
GCACAACACCGAGGTGGAGGAGCGGTTCAAGAAGGTCAGTGAGGCGTACGCGGTGCTCTCGGACCCCGCCAAACGCAAGGATTACGACCGCGTGCGCCGGCTGCTCCGATCAGGGGGGTTCCCCGGGACGGGTTTTCCTCCTGGCACCGGCTCGGGCGGCTTCGACTTCGGGGACCTGTTCGGGAGCGGTTCGCCCTTCACCATAGGCGATCCTCTGGGTGGGGTCGGCGATGTGCTCGGAGACCTGTTCCGGCGCGCAGGAACCCGAACTGCATCGGCCCGGCCGAAGCGAGGCAGTGACGTCGAGACCGAGACCAGACTGTCGTTCCGGGAGGCGGTTGCCGGGATGGTGTTGCCGCTGTTGATGACCGGGCCGATGGTGTGCACCAGCTGTCACGGCTCCGGCACACGGCCGGGAACCCGGCAACGAACGTGCCCACACTGCCGCGGCGTCGGGGTGCGCAACCGGAATCTGGGCGGCTTCGGGTTCAGCGAACCCTGCGAGGATTGCCGGGGCACGGGATCGATCGTCGACACCCCCTGCCCGGATTGTCAGGGCGCCGGGATCGGGGACCGCACCCGCACTATCTCCGTCCGTGTTCCGCCCGGGGTGAGCGACGGGCAGCGCATCCGGTTACCGGCGCAGGGCGAACCTGGTCTCGGTGGGGCGCCGTCGGGGGACCTGTATGTCACCGTGCGCGTCGAACCGGATCCGGTGTTCGCCCGCAGCGGCGATGATCTCACCGTCACCGTTCCCGTGTCGTTCGCCGAATTGGCCTTGGGGACCGTGCTGTCCGTCCCAAACTTC
This genomic interval carries:
- the dnaJ gene encoding molecular chaperone DnaJ: MSQQEWLDRDFYAVLGVPSTASAEEIKKAYRTLARELHPDANPHNTEVEERFKKVSEAYAVLSDPAKRKDYDRVRRLLRSGGFPGTGFPPGTGSGGFDFGDLFGSGSPFTIGDPLGGVGDVLGDLFRRAGTRTASARPKRGSDVETETRLSFREAVAGMVLPLLMTGPMVCTSCHGSGTRPGTRQRTCPHCRGVGVRNRNLGGFGFSEPCEDCRGTGSIVDTPCPDCQGAGIGDRTRTISVRVPPGVSDGQRIRLPAQGEPGLGGAPSGDLYVTVRVEPDPVFARSGDDLTVTVPVSFAELALGTVLSVPNFDGRVSLKIPPGTQSGRTFRLRGRGVPRRGDAVGDLLVTVEVAVPSDLGHEAAEALRAYARAEEMGGFDPRSGWADSR